The following coding sequences are from one Candidatus Borkfalkia ceftriaxoniphila window:
- a CDS encoding ABC transporter ATP-binding protein — MENNIEIRKLAKRYKDFALKNVSFDIPKGAVVGFIGENGAGKSTTVNCILGSANPDGGSIRIFGKDASRLTAAERSEIGVVLGEECLPKNLNLKQIGNIMRNLFANWQESAYEKYLKDFSLPLDKKYKDLSKGMKQKAAVAAALSHDARVLVLDEATVGLDPVARNEILDILYEFMQNEEHSILISSHIVSDLEKICDYICFIHHGEVVFFEEKDALREKFGVLKCGVSDFSNLDKGAVVGYTRSEYGVWALVYRDKIPAGYLVERAEIEDIMLYFIRGERP, encoded by the coding sequence ATGGAGAACAACATAGAAATTCGCAAACTGGCGAAACGTTACAAGGATTTTGCCCTCAAAAACGTATCTTTCGATATTCCCAAAGGCGCCGTCGTCGGATTTATCGGCGAGAACGGCGCGGGTAAAAGCACGACCGTCAACTGTATACTGGGTTCCGCGAATCCCGACGGCGGCAGTATCCGCATTTTCGGCAAGGACGCGTCGCGGCTTACCGCTGCCGAGCGGAGCGAGATCGGCGTGGTGCTCGGAGAAGAGTGCCTGCCGAAAAATCTCAACTTAAAGCAGATCGGCAATATCATGCGCAATCTGTTTGCAAACTGGCAGGAGAGCGCGTACGAAAAATATCTGAAAGATTTTTCTCTCCCTCTCGATAAAAAATATAAGGATCTCTCCAAGGGCATGAAACAGAAAGCCGCCGTCGCGGCTGCGCTGTCGCACGACGCGCGCGTACTCGTGCTCGACGAGGCGACCGTGGGACTCGACCCCGTAGCGCGCAACGAGATCCTGGATATTTTATACGAATTTATGCAGAACGAGGAGCATTCCATTCTCATTTCCTCCCATATCGTCAGCGATCTGGAAAAAATCTGCGATTATATCTGCTTTATCCATCATGGCGAAGTGGTATTTTTCGAGGAAAAGGACGCGCTGCGGGAAAAATTCGGCGTGCTCAAATGCGGCGTTTCGGATTTTTCAAATCTCGATAAAGGCGCGGTGGTCGGCTATACGCGTTCGGAATACGGCGTATGGGCGCTCGTTTACCGCGATAAAATTCCCGCGGGATATCTCGTCGAGCGCGCGGAAATCGAGGATATTATGCTCTACTTTATTCGGGGCGAGCGCCCGTAA
- a CDS encoding GntR family transcriptional regulator: MDIIISNASEKPIYDQIYSQVKSAIMKGVLKEGDALPSIRALARDLKISVITTKRAFDDLERDGFIHSVQGKGSFVAPSNPQMLKEEILREIEAALSKAYELSRACGVSKAELAEMLRVVAEEV; the protein is encoded by the coding sequence ATGGATATCATCATCAGCAATGCGAGCGAAAAGCCCATTTACGATCAGATCTACAGTCAGGTCAAGTCGGCTATTATGAAAGGCGTGTTGAAGGAAGGGGACGCCCTTCCTTCCATCCGCGCGCTCGCAAGGGATTTAAAGATCAGCGTGATCACGACCAAGCGCGCGTTCGACGATCTCGAACGGGACGGATTTATTCATTCCGTGCAGGGGAAGGGCAGTTTTGTGGCGCCTTCCAATCCGCAGATGCTCAAAGAAGAGATTTTGCGCGAGATCGAAGCGGCGCTTTCGAAAGCGTATGAACTTTCCCGCGCGTGCGGCGTTTCGAAAGCCGAACTCGCGGAGATGCTCCGCGTCGTTGCGGAAGAGGTTTAG
- a CDS encoding flavodoxin family protein, with amino-acid sequence MRIRNVFFSPTGGSKKIADSFCARLRKELGFEVVHTDITPVKARGQSFDGEGILVFSFPVYGGRVPVQISDRDYDDALLECADILRSRGYRLAGSGAFVAEHSYAEYFV; translated from the coding sequence ATGCGGATACGAAACGTTTTTTTCAGTCCTACGGGGGGAAGCAAAAAGATAGCCGACTCCTTCTGCGCTCGCTTGCGGAAGGAACTCGGTTTCGAAGTCGTACATACCGATATCACGCCCGTCAAGGCGCGCGGGCAAAGTTTCGATGGCGAGGGCATACTCGTTTTTTCTTTTCCCGTATACGGGGGTAGGGTGCCCGTTCAGATCTCGGACCGCGATTATGACGACGCGCTCCTCGAGTGCGCCGATATTCTGCGTTCGCGCGGATACCGTTTGGCGGGGTCGGGCGCGTTCGTTGCCGAGCACAGTTATGCCGAATATTTCGTTTGA
- the proS gene encoding proline--tRNA ligase translates to MAKDNQFVKDIADIETDFPQWYTDVVLKTKLVDYGPVKGTMVIRPYGYAIWENIQRELDKRFRATGHQNAYFPMLIPESYLKKEAEHVEGFAPEVAVVTHAGGEKLAEPLVIRPTSETIIGEMYSKWLQSYRDLPILVNQWANVVRWEKTTRPFLRTSEFLWQEGHTVHATEEEAMEETMKMLGVYKEFAESCLAIPVFTGRKTEKEKFAGAVATFGMEAMMHDGKSLQAGTSHYLGQNFAKAFDIQFLDKDGTHKYGYTTSWGVSTRLIGALIMAHGDQRGLVLPPVVAPVQAILIPIAAKKEGVLEAVAALKERLAAADIRVDSDVSDNSPGWKFNEWEMKGVPLRIELGPRDIEAGKMVLVRRDTHEKIEADLCNAETVVKELLAKIQKNLYELAKQNKERRVVTATNMDEILAGVENGNFVKAGWCGCRECEDKIKEKTAASSRVIAEGETAETCACCGKKAEKVVYFARAY, encoded by the coding sequence ATGGCTAAGGACAATCAATTCGTAAAGGACATCGCGGATATCGAAACCGACTTTCCGCAGTGGTATACCGACGTGGTGTTAAAGACCAAACTGGTGGATTACGGTCCCGTCAAGGGCACCATGGTCATTCGCCCGTACGGTTACGCGATCTGGGAAAATATTCAGAGAGAACTCGACAAGCGTTTCCGCGCGACGGGGCACCAAAACGCGTATTTCCCCATGCTGATCCCCGAAAGTTATTTAAAGAAAGAGGCGGAGCACGTGGAGGGCTTTGCGCCCGAAGTCGCCGTCGTCACGCACGCGGGCGGCGAAAAACTCGCGGAGCCGCTCGTGATCCGTCCGACCAGCGAGACCATCATCGGCGAAATGTATTCCAAGTGGCTGCAATCCTACCGCGATCTGCCCATTCTCGTCAACCAGTGGGCGAACGTCGTGCGCTGGGAAAAGACCACCCGCCCGTTCCTCCGTACCAGCGAGTTTTTGTGGCAGGAAGGGCACACCGTCCACGCTACCGAGGAAGAGGCGATGGAAGAGACCATGAAAATGCTGGGCGTCTATAAAGAATTTGCCGAATCCTGCCTCGCCATACCCGTATTCACGGGCCGCAAGACGGAAAAAGAAAAATTCGCGGGCGCGGTCGCGACCTTCGGTATGGAAGCGATGATGCACGACGGCAAGAGCCTGCAGGCGGGCACTTCGCACTATCTCGGACAGAATTTCGCCAAGGCGTTCGACATTCAGTTTCTGGATAAGGACGGCACGCATAAATACGGATATACCACGTCGTGGGGCGTATCCACGCGGCTCATCGGCGCGCTCATCATGGCGCACGGCGACCAGAGAGGTCTTGTATTGCCGCCCGTCGTCGCGCCCGTGCAGGCGATCCTCATTCCCATCGCCGCCAAAAAAGAGGGCGTTCTGGAAGCGGTGGCAGCGCTCAAAGAGCGGCTCGCGGCTGCGGATATCCGTGTGGACAGCGACGTTTCCGACAACAGCCCCGGCTGGAAGTTCAACGAGTGGGAAATGAAGGGCGTGCCCCTTCGCATCGAACTCGGACCGCGCGACATCGAGGCGGGCAAAATGGTGCTCGTCCGCCGCGACACGCACGAAAAGATCGAGGCGGACCTCTGCAACGCCGAAACCGTGGTCAAAGAACTTTTGGCAAAGATTCAGAAAAATCTTTACGAACTTGCGAAACAGAACAAGGAGCGCCGCGTCGTCACCGCAACGAACATGGACGAGATCCTTGCGGGCGTGGAAAACGGCAACTTCGTAAAGGCGGGCTGGTGCGGCTGCCGCGAATGCGAGGATAAAATCAAAGAAAAGACCGCCGCGAGTTCGCGCGTCATCGCCGAGGGCGAAACCGCCGAAACCTGCGCCTGCTGCGGCAAAAAAGCGGAAAAAGTCGTCTATTTCGCGAGAGCGTATTAA
- a CDS encoding ABC-2 transporter permease: MKGLLLKDFYNVKNLISYYALVAAVFAVVSVVSSNIYFFCGFMIFISVGLVSSTISYDAQDKWDRYALSSGVSRRTAVLSKYVFTVVTILCSLALGLILALALGYRQAVDFLPVVAYSFAGVLSVGIVLPCFFRFGVEKARVIYMIVIVFTVALMVGGISLFERLNFAAQAPWMLVLLAVLSVAILAISYFVSLRIYRNKEFN; this comes from the coding sequence ATGAAAGGTTTGCTTTTAAAAGATTTTTACAACGTGAAAAACCTGATCTCATATTACGCATTGGTCGCGGCCGTCTTTGCCGTCGTGTCCGTCGTCAGTTCCAATATTTATTTTTTCTGCGGCTTTATGATTTTTATTTCCGTGGGATTGGTTTCTTCGACCATTTCCTACGACGCGCAGGATAAATGGGACCGCTATGCCCTCTCTTCGGGCGTTTCCCGACGCACGGCGGTCTTGTCGAAGTATGTTTTTACAGTCGTAACCATACTCTGTTCGCTGGCGCTCGGCTTGATTTTGGCGTTGGCGCTCGGGTATCGGCAGGCGGTGGATTTTCTGCCTGTCGTCGCCTATTCCTTTGCGGGCGTGTTAAGCGTCGGCATCGTCCTGCCCTGTTTTTTCCGTTTCGGCGTGGAAAAGGCGCGCGTCATTTACATGATCGTCATTGTTTTCACCGTTGCGTTGATGGTCGGCGGCATTTCTTTATTCGAACGGCTGAATTTTGCCGCGCAGGCGCCCTGGATGCTCGTGCTGCTCGCCGTGCTCTCCGTTGCGATCCTCGCGATTTCTTATTTCGTGTCCCTTCGCATCTACCGCAACAAAGAATTCAACTGA
- a CDS encoding GTP pyrophosphokinase, with amino-acid sequence MGDDEYKLFETLENFSEMLMRYNSAIREIRTKFEVLNDDLSLRNSRNPIESISSRVKKPISIAKKLKRIGYPVTVGSIRDNLNDVAGVRVICSFVDDIYSVAEMLAKQDDIEVVCVKDYIKDPKPNGYRSYHMIVEVPVFFSDRKENMRVEIQIRTVAMDFWASLEHQMRYKNDNAAAKKISDELKTCAETIAATDLKMMELRKRIENQ; translated from the coding sequence ATGGGCGACGACGAGTATAAACTGTTCGAAACGCTGGAAAATTTCAGCGAAATGCTCATGCGCTACAATTCCGCGATCCGCGAGATCCGCACAAAATTCGAGGTGCTCAACGACGATCTGTCGCTCAGAAACAGCCGCAATCCCATCGAGAGCATTTCCTCCCGCGTAAAAAAGCCCATCAGCATCGCCAAAAAACTCAAAAGAATAGGATACCCCGTCACGGTGGGATCCATCCGCGACAATCTGAACGACGTGGCGGGCGTGCGGGTCATCTGCTCGTTCGTGGACGACATCTACTCGGTCGCGGAAATGCTCGCAAAGCAGGACGATATCGAAGTCGTGTGCGTCAAGGATTACATCAAAGATCCCAAGCCTAACGGATATCGGAGTTATCACATGATCGTGGAAGTGCCCGTGTTTTTTTCCGACCGCAAGGAGAATATGCGCGTGGAAATACAGATCCGAACCGTGGCAATGGATTTCTGGGCGAGTCTGGAACACCAGATGCGCTATAAAAACGACAACGCCGCCGCCAAAAAGATCTCCGACGAACTCAAAACGTGCGCTGAGACCATCGCCGCCACCGACTTAAAGATGATGGAACTCCGTAAAAGAATCGAAAACCAATAA
- a CDS encoding DegV family protein, with protein MVKFTVSTDSTCDLYRQYVDENDVKFVSLTFTVEEKGTLTDGLDAFTSYQQYVDFYAKLRAGGFSKTSMLNLESHYEHFLKLAKEGCRDVLHFTISSGLATTYTVAEKAFQMVKKDYPELNITVIDPLTATIGQGELVKAAVRLRDEGKSAKEAADYVNEMKHHIQHVIIANDLYYLKRGGRVSAAAAVAGTLLKVKPVLTFDREGKLSVVEKCKGMKKAFAYALDKMSAMPPVERDRMISIVHTDAEQDAEELKKMVEERYGYTPPVTIMGPVIGSHVGPGSVSVIWTSKELRNEK; from the coding sequence ATGGTTAAATTTACGGTTTCCACCGATTCTACCTGCGACCTTTATAGGCAATACGTCGACGAGAACGACGTCAAATTCGTCAGTCTGACTTTTACGGTCGAAGAAAAGGGGACGCTGACAGACGGACTGGACGCCTTTACTTCTTATCAGCAATACGTCGACTTTTACGCCAAACTGCGCGCGGGCGGCTTTTCGAAAACGTCGATGCTCAATCTGGAAAGCCACTACGAGCATTTTCTGAAACTCGCAAAAGAGGGATGCCGCGACGTGCTGCACTTTACCATTTCCAGCGGACTTGCCACCACCTATACCGTGGCGGAAAAGGCGTTCCAGATGGTCAAAAAAGATTATCCCGAATTGAATATCACCGTTATCGACCCCTTGACGGCGACGATCGGACAGGGCGAACTCGTCAAAGCGGCGGTGCGCCTGCGCGACGAGGGGAAAAGCGCGAAAGAGGCGGCCGATTACGTCAACGAAATGAAACACCATATCCAGCACGTGATCATCGCGAACGATCTGTATTATCTGAAACGCGGCGGCAGGGTCTCCGCGGCGGCGGCCGTCGCGGGCACGCTTTTAAAAGTCAAACCCGTACTCACGTTCGACCGCGAAGGGAAACTTTCCGTCGTCGAAAAGTGCAAGGGCATGAAAAAGGCGTTTGCCTACGCATTGGATAAAATGAGCGCCATGCCGCCCGTAGAGCGCGACCGCATGATCAGCATCGTACATACCGACGCCGAACAGGACGCGGAAGAACTCAAAAAAATGGTGGAAGAGAGATACGGTTACACGCCGCCCGTCACCATCATGGGGCCCGTCATCGGTTCGCACGTGGGCCCCGGTTCGGTTTCCGTGATCTGGACGAGCAAAGAACTTCGCAACGAAAAATAA